ccgaccaaagcggtctcatcagcttgttcgttcatgtttgactattgttcaccgtggtttgttgttgtttgaagtcccatgctgaagtcatgaacgttagttggtgctccagtataatcggtatgcctgaaactcatccagtgagaaacgttccgctgtgcaaaaataagtgcgattaaagcaTATTGTATTTAGATGACATTCAAATACTTGAATAAAGCAACACCACTGGAGAAGTTTAATTCATTTTTGAATTTTAGACGTAGGCTAGCCTATGTTTTTTAACATCAaaacattattatatatatatattaacattAAAACACTGTAACCTCATAATTAATTAACATGTTGTGGGTGATTATTTGCCATTGCCAAGGCTAACTATGTATTTGGATAACATTGAAATACTGAATAGACTACACAGCAGCAACACTGTAGAAGGAAATACATGTCTTCACCGATACTAAAGTACAATATCAGAAGCAGTTGACAACATTTGGAGTAATGGCTTTATAAACCTTCCATATGTTTGAGAGCCATTGTACTAAAACGGTATTGAGTATAACGCTCTGGATAAAAGCGGCGTATACGACGTAATGTAGCCTACTATCCTGCTGGTCTGTGTCGAACTCttgaacataaaacaaacaatattTAGTGCAAATTCCCTGTgcaacagcattccactatagttcttctgtttctgtaatCTTCTTATTAGTGcaaatgctgtttacagcattccactatagttcttcaaatcttcttcttctttcaaccAATATTTTGCCGTCCAATAACTTCAGCCtatactagggatgctccgatcgccaatttcggggccgatcgccggaatcagtatcggccgatcgccgatccgatcgagtgggcggatttaaacatcactttaaatcttccattaaaagtgatgtttaaaactccgttaatgggctcattcactggagcttccacaaacaacaatcaacttaattattacattcaaattatgtacattattcaagtttacattcactttggataataacacgggagaaattagcggaagcgctctcttttcctctcgacaaatacaaataataattcctttattccaaggctatatatacacaaagacagaacaggacactcaccgaagaccacgtcaatacacaagacgaaccgacactgaacacaggaagagacaagactaaatacaaggaggggtaatcacaagacgagacacagccgggcaggggaggagaaacacaagggccacaggtgaaaacaatcatacaactagacacaccagggaaactaacgacgggaggaaaaacacagggaaaaaaaccagacaatacacaaggaggaaaacatgacggggagaacagcaaaacacccaaaccaagacatagaaaacgtgacataactcaataatcgtaacagaacccccccctcaagggacggattccagacgtccctaaaacaccaaaacagtcCCATaaacgtccaaaaaaaaaacacgttttttttcccagcagggtgggtggagggggaccggaggaggGACTATTTATATTGCACTCTTACTTTTAGACGTCACGTGAGTAAAatgaatttaaacagacaacatttgtctctcttgtaacaaaaacataactttgtctttagtctgtagttgctgaatactgaacaaacataactacattcaaaatgtggaACCTGGAGCCAACTATTGTGGCTTCAAACGGACACCATCAACATCAAAGTGCTTGACTTAAATCCAAGTCTCAGTTTCTTGTAGCTTTAAACAAAGTGCTTGACTTAAACTCAAGTCTCTCTGGTAACAAAACATAcaataactaaaataaatatattgctgctgcctgagtgctgaacataaaaaatagaattgctgcagctttataataacaaaatgtaaactttgcagtagcacctgtccacagtggacacccaactactgtacaacaacaagctttttaaactcttttttaacATGGGAGGAACCTTCAAATCCTCTTTTAACTACACCATGCGCCAAATGCTactccttccacatactttcagctagagacttcatttcactttaaaatgatcacaagaccttcagctataAAACTTGTTCTTCATATTTTTCATATCTTCtacactttttgagatatttaacttagtttggagcttggtaaagAGTACTGATGGGAATTATggctctttgaagggagccgGATCTTATGGCTCTGTTCCTTTCAAAGAGGCGTTCAAAAGagccgtttttttttcaaagggggcgAGGTTACTaggcagagttcccgttagccggtaattaccggactacgaccggtaaaatatgctgaagaccggcaaatctaaatctctccggtcaaagtgtCCGTTCAAAATCATTTCCGTTTAGCGCAATACCACATCAGTTGCGCaacttgcgccacttatgtgacagacaagaagagtatgtgacagacaagaatagtcaattctaatgtctaacacttaatgtggagaaagagatgtcctgtaggcctatgggttgattgtgcgttgatctgttggtaatgcctctgggttccggtgggcatgtaaactaatgcataatgctgcgctatactttgcggcctcacacggttgcatagcgacgcttattgtgtaggtgtcttttaataagcaggtagtcatatccagggttcgtacgggtgcttgaaatccttgaaaatgcttgaaatttgacgtggtgttttcaaggttgggaaagtttttgcattttgggaatggtgcttgaaattgagatatagtgcttgaaaatgtaaatgctttacttttacaataaattgctgtctgactgaatagttcgctttttagattaaaagaaaagaattgcttcgcttctacataaaacagctccgctgcggccttcccgcgctatgccgtagtagagcattttggcttaggctaacgttgcatgttacgtttgtttaagctagtAACGTTAGCGAACTCAATGTGGGATAATTGCTTATGCAGGTACAATAATTTCAGAGGAACGTACCTATGTCAGTCGCCATCCTGTGGTGTTTCATGTCACACagaatgattttaaaagcaatgtatttctactggtagtttGTGCATaaacattgacccgaagacacattttgagttatatacactgttggaaagaggatattcctagctttctaacgaAGGTAACATATTTTCGTttgtactggtctgggggaagctcgcgagtgtgtgtatgtgtgtgtttgtgtatttttgcgtttgtgtgtattgtgtttatttcccggggaaaacactcacgagaaacaccggctgttgttatgcctgctgtgacgttaagttactccgttctccgcttgtaattatgccgttacaagcttcaaagctatatttagtgcgaatgctgtttacagcattccactatagtacttcaaaactttattagtggaatgctgtttacattacatttttaaactatttttttaacattgaagtcaatgggagatgccttcaaatcctgttttcctacactttgcgccaaatgcatctccttccacataatttcagccagacccttcattccaactttcaaatgaccacaataccttcagctattcaaacttgacttttacttttgatatcttttaaacattctgagatattgaatttagtttggagcttggtagagaggcatttttcagatttttacattagagtggatggagcagctcgttatctctagagtgctttgatctcaaaacagagtgcaggacagctcaaaattctcccccaaaaatgttttaaacttgccatacttcccaaaccttacactcctcagacatattttttcatgaaaaacgtaggaaaacctctcctaggttggaaaataaaaataaaataagaaaaaatattagacaaaatgcctcttgagggcattaagtgacaaaaacgttcaacattcctccattgaagcccattgtaatttcaggcagatatttcctcacggtagcagccgcacacctttagttaaactgccaaaaaggccacattattaacccgaaactacacaagaattacacttcagattagtgttgtcacgataccaacattttggtttcgataccgataccaagtcaagaattgcgattccgattctttttcgatacttttcttaaaaaaagggaaacacggcatatcggctttaaaattaggaataacagatgattttagcagtcagaacaactaaagcagcagtgttactaagaacagaaacgccaaagagtcacatctaatatacatatatataaaagcatttattttaattgtgtagcagtgagtttaacattttggcagcactgttgagcattttgaaaatgtattttcatgcctctgtgcaaggcttagtctttctatctttatagccactggtgtaaagtaactaaattcataaactcaagtactacttgggtacaattttgagatacttgtactttatttaagtatttcaatgtttcttttgctactttgtacttctaatccactacagttcagaaataatggtgtacttttcctccactacatgtatttaatccctttagttacttcacagatctggatgaatgatgtgaaatataatcaagtgttaaatcagactttagttccacctggagtaaatccaccagctaccctgcagtctacaaagccattcaaactagctgcacatttaccagctttgagaacactttcatgatcaatcattataaaacatatcatattattctgaaatggaccaatctgcacaatgactacttttactgtcgctacttttagggatgtcccgatcacctttttttgctcccgatccgattccgatcatttgattttgacaatctgccgataccgatttttcccgatccgatctttatgcaatgcattaagagaaaaaaaaggtaacagataacggctggccatccaacgcgatgaattcagctatcttggctgttttttggtcttttcactgttctggggcagtttctctttccttttaaaagtctctgaaagtgtcggttgtttcagtgccgttacctgagtggccgctgtgtactcgccgtgttgttgttggtgtttgtttctcaggtagcgtattagattggtcgtgttgaacgtagctctgttctttccaccacgcggaacctctgccttgcaaacattgcatctggctgttacactgccttcgctttcaattttataatacttccaaactcctgacattttctctgtcccgactcccgagtcaccagctgaacgtagcctctcgttagcttactgctactattagaaactgcgcccactctgttgccagatttcagagaaataagcaaccaggtctatgaaaacaagcccaaagaaagcaacacatacatgatgttgtgtaattttaaacgaaaactaagtcctcaggatgactttaagacgtgaacatggtcatttttgttttgtaacattaaattaaaaaaaatattttataaaaaaaaaaaaaaaaaatccgatccccgatttttttctcccgatccccgatcttttttaaatcacgtgatcggctccgatccccgatcacgtgatcggatcgggacatctctagctactttaatacttttacttgaggaacattttgaatgcagtacttttactgtaacagagtattcctacactctggtggttctagtacaagacctgagcacttctacttttactgtcgctactttaactatattttgatgataatacttttgtacttttatttgaggaacatttttgattgcaggattgttcctacattctggtacttctactttaactcaagtacaatacctgggtacttctacttttactcaagtacaagatatataggctacttataccacctccgtttatagcctatgaaaaaaactaatagaaaacgaaggctaaagctaacgttagcagatagtgatgctagtttgctagttaagtttgctcaacgataatattgcgacagaaaaacttttcagtgcacatcacgctctgctgctccgacaggaagctctgctctgaacacctgaacggcccgttcacagacttctggcgtcttttttgtcaacaagccgaggcgcagcggcagttgcactcccacttgcagccatgcttctcgttttctcacatgctctggcagctagcgcgtggccgcgtgcaagagagaggggagggacttagaacgtgcttgagaggagcgggactgcaggcagggCTGccgtgcagggagtggaagcagagcgctgaacacacacggctcttattaaaacggcgctttttcacgggagtacttttccccgtcattcttaaagtaccgatactaatgaaacggaggaatcgtaccgtttttaacggcagggtatcgcggtacctttcaagtatcggtacaccgNNNNNNNNNNNNNNNNNNNNNNNNNNNNNNNNNNNNNNNNNNNNNNNNNNNNNNNNNNNNNNNNNNNNNNNNNNNNNNNNNNNNNNNNNNNNNNNNNNNNGAGTATATCTGATTTTGCCACCTGTTCAAAAACTATGGCTCTTATAAAACAATTACCAGACCGTGAGCATCAGGGAACCCCAATGAACTGAAATATGTCTTTCTTTTGggttttgtgtgtaaaatgtggagATGGGAGCCGTTTATGtaaagtgtacttctctctGCTCTGAAGAAAGATCCGGAACAATTTAACATGGGAATCAATTGGGAGCTAGCTGGATTTTTTCTCTCTTCTTGCCCTCGAGGCATTTTCTTTaatattttttcttattttaattttattttccaacctaggagaggttttcctacatttttcatgaaaaaatatgtctgaggagtgtagggtttgggaattatgacaagtttaaaaaaaatgtggggGTGAATTTTAAGCACTGctccactctgttttgagatcaaagcactctagacttaaagagctgctccatccactctaatattaaaatctgaaaaaggcctctctgctaagctccaaactaaattcaatatctcaAAATGTTTAAAATATGTCAAATATCTGTATAGGAATTgaatagctgaaggtcttgtgatcatttgaaagttggaatgaagtgtctagctgaaagtatgtggaaggagtATCATTTGGTGCAAGGTGTaggaaaacaggatttgaaggcatctcccattgacttcaatgttaaaaaaatagtttaaaaagctgaatatttcaaaaagtatgacatattttgaaaaagttgaaggtttcccatcgattcctgaacaggctgaatagtttaatatttgaatggtttgtgtagctgaaaataagctgaagttatggagtgccaaagtattggctgaaataataataataaggggaagaataaagatttgaagCACTATAGTGgcatgctgtaaacagcattcgcactaattaaacaaatacaaataacggTGTTAAAATGAGGCAGAATAAACCTGGTAGTGTTAATAAGTATGGGGGTTCTTTGCCTCCTCCAGCAACTGGACTCTTTAGCCGTGTAGAGgtttcacatttattttattttgcactATACAGGATGCTACTGTAGATTTTTGTCGAATTGCCAGTTAGCCAAAATGCTatttgcactttttttttttttaaggaatTTTTTATTCTAGAATTATTTTTATATTACCTCGAAATAATATAATTGGACATGCAAATCAGTGGAGTCCCCCTTGAAGCAATCTTTAAACTTTGCTGTTAAACATTGTTGAGGATGGAGATCTTATTTAGTGCCCCTGCTCCTTTGCTGTTGTGTAGAGTTGGGCTTCACAAATTCTCTGAATGGAGAGGTCAAACCTCGTATCCTGTTGATGGGCCTGAGGAGGAGTGGGAAGTCTTCCATCCAGAAGGTGGTTTTCCATAAAATGTCCCCCAACGAGACCCTGTTCTTGGAGAGCACCAACAAGATCTGTAGAGAGGACGTCTCCAACAGCTCCTTCGTCAGCTTCCAGATCTGGGACTTCCCCGGTCAGATCGACTTCTTTGACCCCACCTTCGACTATGAAATGATCTTCAGAGGCACCGGGGCGCTCATCTTTGTCATTGACTCACAGGTAAGAGGAAAAACCACTCTAGGCTTAAGACAGGTAGTGCTAATGTGCACAATAACATGATGAGTTATATGGCCACTTCCCCTCACGTCTTTCCCAGTTACAGAGACCACGACATAGACTCCAGGAAATAGTCGTGAGCTTTAAGGGTGCTGGTAggtggatttttttttaaccttCGGATTGAGCCAGGATAGTTTTTTCTTCTCTTTAAAGAATTTATGCTACATAACCTTACAGTAATTAAAGGCTTTGATTTCAAATATGAGAGTGGTATCAATCCTCAAATCAAGGCAAGAAAGCATATCATTCTTATAACTGATACCATTATCAATAAATACCTGGTACACTGAGCAGTGTTCTGATTTTGATCCccttaaaaatgtaataaactatATCAATTACATATTAATATGGCTACACAAAAGGGTGCTTGCCTAATATTTAATTAGTTTAGAAAACAATAATAAGAGGTTTCTTTGCTGGCTTTTCTAAATCTTTGCAtacaaatgtttatttatttttattccaAAGTGTACAAATACGATCAGGACATTATTGTAATTGAATGTTGTGTTCCTTATCAGCTGCCACTGATACAAAATGTGATACAAGATGCAGTAAGAACATTTGTTGTCTGTGTGGATATTTTTTCTTCGTCCTGATAGGATGACTATGTGGAGGCTCTGAATAGACTGCACCTCACGGTGACCAGGGCCTACGCAGTCAACCCAGACATCAACTTCGAGGTGTTCATTCACAAAGTGGATGGCCTGTCAGACGACCATAAGATCGAGAAGCAGAGGGACATCCACAAACGAGCCAACGATGACCAAGTGGATGCAGGCCTGGAGCGAATACACCTGAGGTGAGCTAACTGTTTTTGGTTTCACAATATTTATGGATCGAATGGATACTGTAATATAACCAGATCTCAAAATGGTATATTGAGTCATAAACGTACTAATCAGATTTGATACATTTTAGACTTAGAAACCTACATAGGCTAGGTCAGGCTTTAAGTTAAATTAGACTTCAATTGCATGATGTTTCACATTTTAAGATAATACATGAATTCAGATATCTCTTTTAATTTTGTAATACTGTCACGGCAAAACACTATAAAATACTGTGATACAAAGTTTAGATCATATCGCGCTCCCCTAGATTTGAAAAGGTGATGATTGCAGGAGGATGGAGGGTTTTGAAATCTGTGGAGGATTCGGAGGATCGCGAAAACAACTGAATAAAACACTTTGGAGATTAACGAATACATTaaacaaacaattaaaaaaatatataccttCTAAGTGTTTTTTAACAGGATCCATGAAAGTGAATAATAGGTGTGTGATATAACTATGTCATGGCAGGTATTCATTGTTGTAGTAGCCAAACGGTTTACTACTACTTCCGTGTTATTGGGCccaaaaatactttttcccattgacttacattaggAAAGAAACATCTGTAAATCAGTACATAATTACGTAAATCAACTTCCCTGGACGAACAATCATTATGCCCTAAAATCTAAAGCCAGAGTTATTTTCCCTTTTAATTCAATGGACTAATTAAGACCAGACGTGACAGGGCGgattggaggcggggcttaatACAAATCTGCGCATGCTTGTACGCGAGAGTCAGGCTATTTTGGCTTTAGCAACTTTCATTGAAATGAAAAGGACCCCGCCTCCAACGCTGTATCCAGatctctttatacatccatggtcttTACAGAGGTATGAAAATTAAAATTGCAAAGTTtgttatttcaatgttttgttaTTCCAATTTTTCTCCCTGGTGTCTACAGCTTCTATTTAACCAGTATATACGATCACTCCATATTCGAGGCGTTTAGTAAAGTGGTCCAGAAGCTCATTCCACAGCTGCCCACGCTGGAGAACCTGCTCAACATCTTCATATCTGTGAGTAATCCTGCAGCTCTGGCACTACAGCACAGAAACCAAGCAGCGCTGTTAAATGACCTCAATATGTGTGAAAACTAAGACATCCTTTAAAAAATATACAGACAGTAGAACCCTTCCACTAGCTCTACTGTATACTCAGGTTTGATCAGGCACATTACAGGATACAGTTTTGTGTGTCCTCCTGATCTTCACAATCTCATCACTAGATGGTGGCAATGCATCAGATATATTGGTTGCATTGCAGGAATGCAGACATTGCATCAAATTCCACTACTGATTTTATGATTGTTACTGTAAGTATGTTACTGAATTGTTGCCTGAAATAACAAAGCAAATATACTAGATCCCTTCACAACTTACTGCAGGATACCCACAGTTATGTGGGTCTATTGTACTTCCCACTGATAGTACCAGATACAACTCATACCTCTATAACTGAAAAGTCCATACAGAACCATTCATGTTTCTCATGTCGTACTGACACTGAGAACCAGGTGAAAATGTGCCTGTATGGTTAAATCATATTTGCATGATGTGCAATACATGCTCTGATTattactgtgcattgtcccACCTACTTCATAAATGGACTAACATTTTTACAAACTTCTGCTGATGTTATTCATGACAAAAAAAGGCCTTGTATTGTTTAGGTTACATCGAATGTCATACATATGCAGGTTTGATTCTTTGTCTGGTTATTTACAGTCCCCTGCAAATGCAAGTGCCTGTTCAGCTTCAGTGTCATCTGCCATATACATAAGCTTCAATCTTGCTGTTACAACTCACAGTTCTCCACTCATATCTTATTCATTGGACGTCATACAAAAAAGCAtggtgtaattattaacaaaaaaGGTGTCCATTGTTGTGTTAAAAATTCCAGGAAAGACAGACAACTTCTAAGTTTAACTATTTATTATGAGAGAGCAAAAGATATATATTCACTTGGCCAAGGACTCCGTCACGTCATAGAAATTACAGGCAGCAAAGCTGTAATATGTAACCACTATTTCCGGAAAAGAGCCTCGAACCTTGTGCgtgcatacatttttattacacAGGGCGTTGCCCGTACATTTATGATTGTTCAAGACTAGTTGAAGAGATACCGTGGTTTAGACTTGGTTCTCTTTGGTAGGTGCGCAGACTCTCTTGGCAACACGACCTTCCAATCAGCATTCGGCCGGCCTGTGGAAGTCCCTCCCTACTCTGGCACCATCATACGTAATTTGTTTTCGCTAATGTTTCTACAGAAAACATATTTCTTACATATTAGGGACTTTTTAAATCTCCTTGATTATTTTGGTCTCGTTCAGTCCGTGGCTGGCCCAACACACGAAAAAGGACACTTTGGACTTAGTATTATCGTTTGGACTGTCTGTCTCTGGATGAAATCTGTGCAGCAACGCATATCTCAGACCATTTACCGGTTCTGTTTACAACCTCGATCCCTTCCGCAGGAGTCGAATCACGTGCCCCTGCGCGTCGTCTGTGTTCGATTAACCCCTTGACTGCCTCTGATGTTTTTAATGCTTCTCCGACCTGTAAATTAGAGGTGAACTGTGCTCTTCGTGCGGATGAGTTTATCTCCATGTTTGACTCGACATGTACCCTAATACTGGATTATCTTGCTCCTTTTACGTTTCGACGCACCAAAGTTCTCTCAGAGCCGTGGCTCAATGATTGTACTCATGCTCTCAGACGCGCTTGCAggcgtgcagagagaaaatggaacaAGGATAAACTCCATGTCTCCCTAGAAATCCTTCGTGCTTACCTTTCCGACTACcagacggcagtcaaagcagccaaaacagagcacatttctctgttaatcttcaaaaacagccataaacctcaggttctttttaatgtcctcaacTCTATTATTAATCCCTGTGATGTTTCTTCTATTGTGCCATCGACTACTCTCTGTGATAAGtttcttaaatgtatttatttttttattgaaaaagtatctgcgcttaggctagcccacactagtgctaccccagattctgctccttttctgtgccctgctgtcctcgaccactttgagcctgtatccctctcttctctctcggatgtagtcaagcacctgcggccgacaaactgcacctcagacagcattccctctcgccttctcagagatgttttcgattcagttggagcaagtttttttattgcttataaatacctctcttagctcaggatgtgtcccagctgccttcaaacatgccgtggtcaagccactacttaaaaagaaaaatctcgaccCCTTCATTCTCGCACATTTTTATCTAAAGCCCTagagcgagtagtctacgccTAGCTGCAGTCTTTCTTAACCACGCATGAAATCCAtgaaaagtttcagtctggctttaaactCATGCACAtcactgaaacagcccttttaagagtttttaatgatctgctcctGGCCACCGACTCAGGTAGCCGAGCTGTCCTGGTGCTGTTAGACCTGACAGCTGCCTTCGACACTGTGGACTACAGCATCCTGTTGTCccggcttgaacagtccgctGGCATCACAGGCCctgcccttgcatggttcaggtcctacctgacagaccatagcttctcagtgcagctaggtgcctgctcctctgccaaagcccctcttacctgtggggttccccaaggctctattctgggccccatcctctttttactgtgcccctaggttcaattctcacaaaaACACAATATTCCCTTCCACTGCTATGCCGACGATGTACAGATATATCTGCCTCTCAAAGCAAATGTCAACTCATTACAGCAGTTGATggactgcttaacagagataaaatcctggctgagcaaaAACGTTCTCaacctcaacgagagcaagactgaggtcatcttttttggaccccaacctccagcctctccggttgatattctgggctctctcaataaaaacatcctcccctctgtcacaaaccttggagtgaccttcaatagcgcttttaaatttgacaagcaggtcagcagcgtagtcaaatcctgctttttttaaataagactattggccaaaaccaagtggtttttttcttttaaagacTTAGAAAGGCTTATTAATGCCTTCGTTACCTcaagactggattactgcaacgctctatacgtgggtatggaccaggcctcaattaagcgcctgcagctagtccaaaacgcagctgcacgtcttctgactggccacaaaaaacgtgaccacatcacctcaattctggcctcactacactggcttccaattcggttccgaattgattttaaaatccttttatttgtatttaaagccctaaatgagctggctcctgcctatatagctgaactcctccagTGCTACACCCAGCCAGAGCTTTAAGGTCTGGTGACCAGC
The sequence above is drawn from the Pseudochaenichthys georgianus chromosome 22, fPseGeo1.2, whole genome shotgun sequence genome and encodes:
- the rragd gene encoding ras-related GTP-binding protein D — encoded protein: MASERDSAQSREEDSAVGYYDEEDDLEAFSDTELGCEDGELGFTNSLNGEVKPRILLMGLRRSGKSSIQKVVFHKMSPNETLFLESTNKICREDVSNSSFVSFQIWDFPGQIDFFDPTFDYEMIFRGTGALIFVIDSQDDYVEALNRLHLTVTRAYAVNPDINFEVFIHKVDGLSDDHKIEKQRDIHKRANDDQVDAGLERIHLSFYLTSIYDHSIFEAFSKVVQKLIPQLPTLENLLNIFISNSGIEKAFLFDVVSKIYIATDSSPVDMQTYELCCDMIDVVIDISCVYGLADSEAGLPYDKESMAIIYLNNTTVMYLKEVTKFLAMVCFLRKESFERKGLIDYNFHCFKKAIQEVFDVRVQVQQNRKLLSQRRWSKLSMTNGVLSNPH